In Candidatus Epulonipiscium viviparus, one DNA window encodes the following:
- a CDS encoding metallophosphoesterase: MVLAQMVEEAEDIVALELLEEDGALVEEAEDFVALALALVEEDGALVEEEAEDFVALVLALAEEAAVPEEPVAVTASAEEVEAPLAIVEDITASAVEAPLAIEDVTASAVEAPVAIVEDVVVSAEEVEAPLAIVEDITASAVEAPLAIEEDVTASAVEAPLAIEDVTASAVEAPLAIEDVTASAVEAPLAIEDVTASAVEAPLAIEDVTASAVEAPLAIEDVTASAVEAPLAIEDVTASAVEAPLAIEDVTASAVEAPLAIEDVTASAVEAPLAIAEDITASAVEAPLAIVEDVTASAEEVAAPLVVEEAIVIIHTNDIHCAIDENIGYAGLAAYEKEMNSLYGEENVILVDAGDAIQGGPIGKLTEGKALVDIMNEVGYDIFVPGNHEFDYKIPRMLELMDLLDADVISSNFIDLETDAPVFDAMCTLQNTDDIHDWIRRELQLGT; the protein is encoded by the coding sequence TTGGTACTAGCACAGATGGTAGAAGAAGCTGAAGATATCGTTGCGCTTGAATTATTGGAAGAAGATGGTGCACTAGTAGAAGAAGCTGAAGATTTTGTTGCACTTGCATTAGCACTAGTGGAAGAAGATGGTGCGCTAGTAGAAGAAGAAGCTGAAGATTTTGTTGCACTTGTATTAGCACTAGCGGAAGAAGCTGCGGTACCAGAAGAACCTGTAGCTGTCACAGCATCAGCTGAAGAAGTTGAAGCTCCACTAGCAATAGTAGAAGATATTACAGCATCAGCCGTTGAAGCTCCGCTAGCAATAGAAGATGTTACAGCATCAGCCGTTGAAGCTCCGGTAGCGATAGTAGAAGATGTAGTAGTATCAGCCGAGGAAGTTGAAGCTCCACTAGCAATAGTAGAAGATATTACAGCATCAGCCGTTGAAGCTCCACTAGCGATAGAAGAAGATGTCACAGCATCAGCAGTTGAAGCTCCGCTAGCGATAGAAGATGTCACAGCATCAGCAGTTGAAGCTCCGCTAGCGATAGAAGATGTCACAGCATCAGCAGTTGAAGCTCCGCTAGCGATAGAAGATGTCACAGCATCAGCAGTTGAAGCTCCGCTAGCGATAGAAGATGTCACAGCATCAGCAGTTGAAGCTCCGCTAGCGATAGAAGATGTCACAGCATCAGCAGTTGAAGCTCCGCTAGCGATAGAAGATGTCACAGCATCAGCAGTTGAAGCTCCGCTAGCGATAGAAGATGTCACAGCATCAGCAGTTGAAGCTCCGCTAGCGATAGAAGATGTCACAGCATCAGCAGTTGAAGCTCCGCTAGCGATAGCAGAAGATATTACAGCATCAGCCGTTGAAGCTCCACTAGCGATAGTAGAAGATGTTACAGCATCAGCCGAAGAAGTTGCAGCTCCGCTAGTAGTAGAAGAAGCGATTGTGATAATTCATACCAATGATATCCATTGTGCAATAGACGAAAATATCGGGTATGCTGGATTAGCTGCATATGAAAAAGAAATGAATTCGCTTTATGGAGAAGAAAACGTCATTCTTGTAGATGCCGGTGACGCTATTCAAGGCGGCCCAATTGGCAAGTTAACTGAAGGAAAAGCTTTGGTTGATATAATGAATGAAGTTGGTTACGATATTTTTGTTCCAGGGAACCATGAGTTTGATTACAAAATTCCTAGAATGCTAGAGTTGATGGATTTGCTAGATGCTGATGTTATCTCAAGCAACTTTATAGATTTAGAAACCGACGCACCTGTTTTTGATGCGATGTGTACTTTACAGAACACGGACGATATCCACGATTGGATACGTAGGGAATTACAACTCGGAACTTGA
- a CDS encoding LysM peptidoglycan-binding domain-containing protein has product MDDEPIIEIEDKNIVEYYTVKEGDSLWDIASERLGDKNRYMELYENNKDILEDPNKIFSGQILRLFN; this is encoded by the coding sequence TTGGATGATGAACCGATTATAGAAATAGAAGATAAAAATATTGTTGAGTATTATACAGTCAAGGAAGGAGATTCGTTGTGGGATATAGCAAGTGAGAGATTGGGCGATAAGAACAGATATATGGAGCTTTATGAAAACAACAAAGATATACTAGAGGATCCAAATAAAATATTTTCAGGACAAATTTTGAGATTATTTAATTAA
- a CDS encoding LysM peptidoglycan-binding domain-containing protein, producing the protein MKKRMKLIHQTDAVEDEADPIADEVEDEVDPSTDEVEDEADAIADEVEDESDPIADEVEAEVDPIVDEVEDEANPAADKEEDEADPTTDEIIDAFDQATDEADDAFDPATDKEEDEADPTTDEIIDAFDQATDEADDAFDPATDKEEDEADPTTDEIIDAFDQATDEADDAFDPATDKEEDEADPTTDEIIDAFDQATDEAEDEANPATDKEEDEADPTTDEIIDAFDQATDEADDAFDPATDKEEDEADPTTDEIIDAFDQATDEADDAFDPATDKEEDEADPTTDEIIDAFDQATDEADDAFDPATDKEEDEADPTTDEVEDEVEPIADEVEDEADQATDKVEDEADQATDKVEDEADQATDKVEDEADQATDKVEDEADQATDKVEDEADQATDKVEDEADQATDKVEDEADQATDKVEDEADQATDKVEDEADQATDKVEDEADQATDKVEDEADQATDKDQATAAVVSGQMILDALEMGAKNIPAESKGFLQVSGLSYAIDSTIPSAVQTNDQGEFVSVDGVYRVRNVMIDGEPLDLNKDYTVASQSYMLSSYGEGMTMFREAVLLEDKVKAADEVLLSYVVDELDSTNTYDDVNGEGRIEILDEATLPVVEEIVIIAPAKPVISEHPAPEGEIIIIAPPVVDEVIVTADPVVDEVIVSADPVVDGVIVPADPVVDEVIIPADPVVDVVIVPADAVVDEVIVPAVVDEVIVPADPVVDEVIVPAGLVVDEVIIPAGLVVDEVIVSADPVVDEVIVPADPVVDVVIVPADAVVDEVIVPADPVVDVVIVPADAVVDEVIVPADPVVDVVIVPADAVVDEVIVPADPVVDVVIVPADAVVDEVIVPADPVVDVVIVPADAVVDEVIVPADPVVDVVIVPADAVVDEVIVPADPVVDVVIVPADAVVDEVIVPADPVVDVVIVPADAVVDEVIVPADPVVDEVIVSADPVVDEVIVSADPVVDEVIVAADPVVDEVIVPADPVVDVVIVPADLVVDEVIVPADPVVDVVIVPADAVVDEVIAGPVVNDKLGNTYIVGEDESLWDIAKNAYGDPMKYPEIYELNKGIIDNENLIYPGQIIYIYKEGNVIEEVTEEVTEDVTEDVTEEVIEEVTEEVIEEVTEEVIEEVTEEVIEDVTEDVTEDVIEDVIEDVTEEVTEEVIEDVTEETTEEVTEEVNSIPGTYIVKENESLWDIANKVYGDPLRYEELYELNKDLLNGKNLIYPGQVIYVYKDGVEIETEIETEKIETEIETESRNRDRNREIETEK; encoded by the coding sequence ATGAAGAAGAGGATGAAGCTGATCCATCAAACAGATGCAGTAGAGGATGAAGCTGATCCGATAGCAGATGAAGTAGAGGATGAAGTTGATCCATCAACAGATGAAGTAGAGGATGAAGCTGATGCGATAGCAGATGAAGTAGAGGATGAATCTGATCCGATAGCAGATGAAGTAGAGGCTGAAGTTGATCCGATAGTCGATGAAGTAGAGGATGAAGCTAATCCGGCAGCAGATAAAGAAGAGGATGAAGCAGATCCGACAACAGATGAAATTATCGATGCATTTGATCAGGCAACAGATGAAGCAGACGATGCATTTGATCCGGCAACAGATAAAGAAGAGGATGAAGCAGATCCGACAACAGATGAAATTATCGATGCATTTGATCAGGCAACAGATGAAGCAGACGATGCATTTGATCCGGCAACAGATAAAGAAGAGGATGAAGCAGATCCGACAACAGATGAAATTATCGATGCATTTGATCAGGCAACAGATGAAGCAGACGATGCATTTGATCCGGCAACAGATAAAGAAGAGGATGAAGCAGATCCGACAACAGATGAAATTATCGATGCATTTGATCAGGCAACAGATGAAGCAGAGGATGAAGCTAATCCGGCAACAGATAAAGAAGAGGATGAAGCAGATCCGACAACAGATGAAATTATCGATGCATTTGATCAGGCAACAGATGAAGCAGACGATGCATTTGATCCGGCAACAGATAAAGAAGAGGATGAAGCAGATCCGACAACAGATGAAATTATCGATGCATTTGATCAGGCAACAGATGAAGCAGACGATGCATTTGATCCGGCAACAGATAAAGAAGAGGATGAAGCAGATCCGACAACAGATGAAATTATCGATGCATTTGATCAGGCAACAGATGAAGCAGACGATGCATTTGATCCGGCAACAGATAAAGAAGAGGATGAAGCAGATCCGACAACAGATGAAGTAGAGGATGAAGTTGAACCGATAGCAGATGAAGTAGAAGATGAAGCTGATCAGGCAACAGATAAAGTAGAAGATGAAGCTGATCAGGCAACAGATAAAGTAGAAGATGAAGCTGATCAGGCAACAGATAAAGTAGAAGATGAAGCTGATCAGGCAACAGATAAAGTAGAAGATGAAGCTGATCAGGCAACAGATAAAGTAGAAGATGAAGCTGATCAGGCAACAGATAAAGTAGAAGATGAAGCTGATCAGGCAACAGATAAAGTAGAAGATGAAGCTGATCAGGCAACAGATAAAGTAGAAGATGAAGCTGATCAGGCAACAGATAAAGTAGAAGATGAAGCTGATCAGGCAACAGATAAAGTAGAAGATGAAGCTGATCAGGCAACAGATAAAGTAGAAGATGAAGCTGATCAGGCAACAGATAAAGACCAGGCAACAGCGGCGGTGGTATCAGGGCAAATGATTCTAGATGCATTGGAGATGGGTGCCAAAAATATACCGGCAGAAAGTAAAGGCTTTTTACAGGTATCTGGATTAAGCTATGCAATCGACTCAACAATTCCATCGGCAGTTCAAACGAATGATCAAGGGGAGTTTGTCTCTGTAGACGGAGTGTATCGAGTGAGAAATGTAATGATAGACGGAGAACCGCTGGACCTAAACAAAGATTATACAGTGGCATCGCAAAGTTATATGTTATCGTCATATGGAGAAGGAATGACAATGTTTAGAGAAGCTGTTTTGCTAGAAGATAAAGTAAAAGCGGCAGACGAAGTGTTGTTGAGTTATGTAGTAGATGAACTAGATAGTACGAACACATATGATGATGTAAATGGCGAAGGGCGCATTGAAATTTTGGATGAAGCAACATTGCCAGTAGTAGAAGAAATAGTAATCATAGCACCGGCGAAGCCAGTAATATCAGAGCACCCGGCACCGGAAGGGGAAATTATAATTATAGCACCTCCAGTAGTGGATGAAGTTATTGTAACAGCAGATCCAGTGGTGGATGAAGTTATTGTATCAGCAGATCCGGTGGTGGATGGAGTGATTGTACCAGCAGATCCGGTGGTGGATGAAGTTATTATACCAGCAGATCCAGTGGTGGATGTAGTTATTGTACCAGCAGATGCGGTGGTGGATGAAGTTATTGTACCTGCAGTAGTGGATGAAGTGATTGTACCAGCAGATCCGGTGGTGGATGAAGTTATTGTACCAGCAGGTCTAGTGGTAGATGAAGTTATTATACCAGCAGGTCTAGTGGTGGATGAAGTTATTGTATCAGCAGATCCGGTGGTGGATGAAGTTATTGTACCTGCAGATCCAGTGGTGGATGTAGTTATTGTACCAGCAGATGCGGTGGTGGATGAAGTTATTGTACCTGCAGATCCAGTGGTGGATGTAGTTATTGTACCAGCAGATGCGGTGGTGGATGAAGTTATTGTACCTGCAGATCCAGTGGTGGATGTAGTTATTGTACCAGCAGATGCGGTGGTGGATGAAGTTATTGTACCTGCAGATCCAGTGGTGGATGTAGTTATTGTACCAGCAGATGCGGTGGTGGATGAAGTTATTGTACCTGCAGATCCAGTGGTGGATGTAGTTATTGTACCAGCAGATGCGGTGGTGGATGAAGTTATTGTACCTGCAGATCCAGTGGTGGATGTAGTTATTGTACCAGCAGATGCGGTGGTGGATGAAGTTATTGTACCTGCAGATCCAGTGGTGGATGTAGTTATTGTACCAGCAGATGCGGTGGTGGATGAAGTTATTGTACCTGCAGATCCAGTGGTGGATGTAGTTATTGTACCAGCAGATGCGGTGGTGGATGAAGTTATTGTTCCAGCAGATCCAGTGGTGGATGAAGTTATTGTATCAGCAGATCCGGTGGTGGATGAAGTTATTGTATCAGCAGATCCAGTGGTGGATGAAGTGATTGTAGCAGCAGATCCGGTGGTGGATGAAGTTATTGTACCTGCAGATCCAGTGGTGGATGTAGTTATTGTACCAGCAGATCTAGTGGTGGATGAAGTTATTGTACCTGCAGATCCAGTGGTGGATGTAGTTATTGTACCAGCAGATGCGGTGGTGGATGAAGTTATAGCAGGTCCAGTGGTAAATGACAAGCTTGGAAACACATATATCGTAGGTGAAGATGAATCTTTGTGGGATATCGCTAAGAATGCCTACGGAGATCCGATGAAGTATCCAGAAATTTATGAATTGAATAAGGGAATAATTGACAATGAAAATTTGATTTACCCGGGGCAGATAATCTATATATATAAGGAAGGAAATGTAATAGAAGAAGTTACAGAAGAGGTTACAGAAGACGTTACAGAAGACGTTACAGAAGAGGTTATAGAAGAAGTTACAGAAGAGGTTATAGAAGAAGTTACAGAAGAGGTTATAGAAGAAGTTACAGAAGAGGTTATAGAAGACGTTACAGAAGACGTTACAGAAGACGTTATAGAAGACGTTATAGAAGACGTTACAGAAGAAGTTACAGAAGAGGTTATAGAAGACGTTACAGAAGAAACTACAGAAGAGGTTACAGAAGAAGTAAATAGCATTCCAGGAACATATATAGTGAAAGAAAACGAATCTCTATGGGATATTGCAAATAAAGTGTATGGCGATCCACTTAGATATGAAGAACTCTATGAGCTAAATAAAGATCTATTAAATGGAAAAAATTTAATTTATCCTGGGCAAGTAATATATGTATATAAAGATGGAGTTGAGATAGAAACCGAAATAGAAACCGAGAAAATAGAAACCGAGATAGAAACCGAAAGTAGAAACCGAGATAGAAACCGAGAAATAGAAACCGAGAAATAG
- a CDS encoding bifunctional metallophosphatase/5'-nucleotidase, whose product MKKRLTLGLMMTTLMLGITGCANENNVVQSSANVDNITKVEKPKPTVKTGSKTTIKEEIGASEEEQGTEIAIIHTNDIHCAIEKNMGYAGVSAFKNEMNTLYGEENVVLVDAGDAIQGGPIGKLTQGEAIVNIMNEVGYDVFVLGNHEFDYQIPRLLELMDKMEAAVISSNFIDIEKDMPVFKAYTMTTHGDTNIAYVGATTPETFTKSTPAYFQNEKGEYIYDLSEGKNGQELYDRVQSAVDEAIKAGADYIVALVHLGIDKGSAPWRSTDLITNTTGIDIVIDGHSHSVIYGETVKNAIGEEVILTQAGTKFDAIGKIIIDTATDEIEATVIPNYDKKDERIQNFIAGINEEFDELLNQVVATSSVHLATIDPKTKMRIIRNNETNLGDLVTDAYRSILETDIALVNAGGIRADIEAGEITNEEIINVHPWGNAAVEVEVTGQTILDALEMGAKNMPDESGGFLHVSGLTYSIDTTIPSAVTVNDKGEFLSVDGAYRVKDVFIGGEPLNLNKLYSVASHNYMLLLYGDGMTMFKDANVIREDVMVDNEVLINYITNNLGGNIVDEYSEIYGEGRIKIITEANKNDQSINKTADVIALESANIESPELVILTDEVTNIAALELLEEDGALAEEAEDFVALESANIESPELVILTDEVADVVALELLEEDGALAEESANVVALESAEIEVLTTEELVLLTDEVAPVAEEAANVVALESANIESPELVILTDEVTNIAALELLEEDGALAEEAEDFVALESANIESPELVILTDEVADVVALELLEEDGALAEESANVVALESAEIEVPVTTEELVLLQMKWHR is encoded by the coding sequence ATGAAAAAAAGACTAACACTAGGATTAATGATGACAACACTGATGCTTGGTATTACAGGTTGTGCAAACGAAAACAATGTAGTTCAATCAAGTGCCAATGTCGATAATATAACAAAAGTGGAAAAGCCAAAACCTACAGTAAAAACAGGATCAAAAACTACTATAAAAGAAGAAATAGGGGCTAGTGAGGAGGAGCAAGGGACTGAAATTGCAATTATACATACCAATGATATTCACTGCGCTATAGAAAAAAATATGGGTTATGCAGGTGTTTCTGCATTTAAAAATGAAATGAATACATTGTATGGAGAAGAAAATGTAGTTCTTGTTGACGCTGGAGACGCTATACAAGGTGGCCCAATAGGAAAGCTCACTCAAGGAGAAGCTATAGTAAATATAATGAATGAAGTAGGATACGATGTCTTTGTTCTTGGTAACCATGAATTCGACTATCAAATTCCACGCCTACTAGAACTAATGGATAAGATGGAAGCTGCGGTCATTTCAAGTAACTTTATAGATATTGAAAAAGACATGCCCGTCTTTAAAGCCTATACAATGACAACCCATGGAGACACTAATATAGCCTACGTGGGTGCCACAACTCCAGAAACTTTTACCAAATCAACTCCCGCATATTTTCAAAATGAAAAAGGTGAGTATATATACGACCTAAGCGAAGGTAAAAATGGCCAAGAATTATATGATAGAGTTCAAAGTGCTGTAGACGAAGCTATTAAAGCAGGGGCCGATTATATTGTTGCACTTGTTCATCTTGGCATCGATAAAGGAAGCGCGCCTTGGCGATCTACAGACTTAATCACTAATACAACCGGAATTGATATTGTTATTGACGGGCACTCACACTCTGTTATATATGGAGAAACCGTGAAAAACGCAATAGGTGAAGAGGTAATTTTAACTCAAGCCGGAACCAAGTTTGATGCCATAGGAAAAATTATAATCGACACAGCCACAGATGAAATAGAAGCCACGGTGATTCCGAACTACGACAAAAAAGATGAACGTATTCAAAATTTTATTGCTGGAATAAACGAAGAGTTCGATGAGCTTTTAAATCAAGTAGTGGCAACTTCAAGCGTACATCTCGCAACCATCGATCCCAAAACCAAAATGAGAATTATAAGAAATAACGAAACTAACTTAGGTGACCTCGTAACAGATGCCTATAGAAGTATTCTCGAAACTGATATAGCTTTGGTAAATGCTGGTGGAATCAGAGCCGATATTGAAGCCGGAGAAATCACAAATGAAGAAATAATCAATGTCCATCCTTGGGGCAATGCTGCAGTAGAAGTAGAAGTAACTGGCCAAACAATTCTAGATGCACTAGAAATGGGAGCAAAGAATATGCCTGATGAAAGTGGCGGATTTCTGCACGTATCTGGATTAACATATTCCATCGATACCACTATTCCATCAGCAGTGACAGTAAACGATAAAGGAGAATTTTTATCTGTCGATGGCGCGTATCGAGTAAAAGATGTTTTTATCGGAGGAGAGCCCCTCAATCTAAACAAGTTATATTCTGTGGCATCGCATAATTACATGTTGCTATTATATGGAGATGGCATGACTATGTTCAAGGATGCCAACGTGATTCGAGAAGATGTTATGGTCGATAACGAGGTGTTGATCAACTATATAACAAATAATTTAGGAGGAAATATCGTTGATGAATATAGCGAAATCTATGGCGAAGGGCGCATCAAAATAATAACAGAAGCCAATAAAAATGATCAGTCAATAAATAAAACTGCGGATGTCATAGCTCTTGAATCAGCGAATATCGAATCTCCGGAATTAGTAATACTTACAGATGAAGTGACCAATATCGCTGCGCTTGAATTATTGGAAGAAGATGGTGCGCTAGCCGAAGAAGCTGAAGATTTCGTTGCGCTTGAATCAGCGAATATCGAATCTCCGGAATTAGTAATACTTACAGATGAAGTGGCCGATGTCGTTGCGCTTGAATTATTGGAAGAAGATGGTGCGCTAGCCGAAGAATCTGCCAATGTCGTTGCGCTTGAATCAGCGGAAATCGAAGTTCTTACAACAGAAGAATTAGTACTACTTACAGATGAAGTGGCACCGGTAGCCGAAGAAGCTGCCAATGTTGTTGCGCTTGAATCAGCGAATATCGAATCTCCGGAATTAGTAATACTTACAGATGAAGTGACCAATATCGCTGCGCTTGAATTATTGGAAGAAGATGGTGCGCTAGCCGAAGAAGCTGAAGATTTCGTTGCGCTTGAATCAGCGAATATCGAATCTCCGGAATTAGTAATACTTACAGATGAAGTGGCCGATGTCGTTGCGCTTGAATTATTGGAAGAAGATGGTGCGCTAGCCGAAGAATCTGCCAATGTCGTTGCGCTTGAATCAGCGGAAATCGAAGTTCCGGTTACAACAGAAGAATTAGTACTACTACAGATGAAGTGGCACCGGTAG
- a CDS encoding bifunctional metallophosphatase/5'-nucleotidase, which translates to MTFATVIDGEVIQNAAGEDVILTQTGAKFDNIGKITINPSTNEIRAELIAEYEPKDKAVSDFIAKETEAFEKMLTEVVAISDISLTTADPVTGQAIIRVRETNLGNFAADAYRSALETDVAIVNAGGIRATIEAGEITLEDIINVHPWGNDTMSVLATGQTILNALEMGAKSMPSGSGGFLHVSGMTYAIDTTIPSSVVTDSKGAFVEVAGAYRVKDVIIGGEPLDLDKEYSVASHNYLLLEAGDGMSMFLGAPILKDKFKVDNEVLIDYIQNDLGGTITEKYANPYGEGRITIITEHNGPEDDKPDAEESTTASAEEVEVPIAVVEESAEEVEVPIAIVEESAKATAEEVEVPIAIVEESATAEEVEVPIAIVEESAKASAEEVEVPIAVVEESATASAEEVEVPIAIVEESATSRRS; encoded by the coding sequence ATGACATTCGCAACAGTAATTGATGGAGAAGTAATTCAAAATGCTGCTGGGGAAGACGTGATTCTTACACAAACAGGCGCAAAATTTGATAATATTGGTAAAATTACAATCAATCCATCTACAAACGAAATAAGGGCAGAGCTAATTGCGGAATACGAGCCTAAAGACAAGGCGGTTTCGGACTTTATAGCAAAGGAGACAGAAGCTTTTGAAAAGATGCTAACAGAAGTAGTGGCCATCAGCGATATAAGCTTAACAACCGCAGATCCAGTAACAGGTCAGGCAATAATCCGAGTGCGTGAAACTAACCTAGGCAACTTCGCCGCCGATGCCTATAGAAGTGCGTTAGAAACAGATGTCGCAATTGTAAATGCGGGAGGAATACGAGCAACAATCGAAGCCGGAGAAATTACATTAGAAGATATAATCAATGTACATCCATGGGGCAACGATACAATGTCTGTTTTGGCAACAGGGCAAACTATATTGAATGCACTAGAGATGGGTGCCAAAAGCATGCCAAGTGGAAGCGGAGGATTTTTACATGTATCGGGAATGACATATGCTATAGATACAACAATTCCATCATCTGTAGTAACGGATAGTAAAGGAGCATTTGTTGAGGTTGCGGGCGCGTATCGAGTAAAAGATGTAATAATAGGAGGAGAGCCTCTAGATTTGGATAAAGAATACTCTGTCGCGTCACATAATTATTTATTGCTAGAAGCCGGAGATGGAATGTCGATGTTTCTGGGAGCGCCAATTTTAAAGGACAAATTTAAAGTAGACAATGAAGTGCTCATCGACTATATCCAAAATGATCTCGGCGGAACAATAACTGAGAAATATGCGAATCCGTATGGAGAAGGTAGAATCACCATCATAACAGAGCACAATGGGCCGGAAGATGACAAACCAGATGCAGAAGAATCCACCACAGCATCAGCCGAAGAAGTTGAAGTACCGATAGCGGTAGTAGAAGAATCTGCTGAAGAAGTTGAAGTACCGATAGCGATAGTAGAAGAATCTGCCAAAGCTACAGCCGAAGAAGTTGAAGTACCGATAGCAATAGTAGAAGAATCTGCCACAGCCGAAGAAGTTGAAGTACCGATAGCGATAGTAGAAGAATCTGCCAAAGCATCAGCCGAAGAAGTTGAAGTGCCGATAGCGGTAGTAGAAGAATCTGCCACAGCATCAGCCGAAGAAGTTGAAGTACCTATAGCGATAGTAGAAGAATCAGCCACAAGCCGAAGAAGTTGA